From one Butyricimonas faecihominis genomic stretch:
- a CDS encoding JAB domain-containing protein: protein METLEKLFNVAEVELSYKCHIKPADRIKISDEKDVYSLARSLLEDRIEHHEEMYIVLLDQALKVLGVALVSKGGISNTVVDLRIIFQAAILANASRIILVHNHPSGNLKPSLQDDKITKRVYQVASILGIELTDHLIISEESYYSYAIEDRIDVMNPSREDYSSPFLNQNEIVLPIH, encoded by the coding sequence ATGGAAACACTAGAAAAATTATTCAATGTGGCTGAAGTTGAACTGTCTTACAAGTGTCACATAAAACCAGCAGACAGGATAAAGATTTCAGATGAGAAAGATGTGTATTCACTAGCCAGAAGTCTCCTAGAAGATAGGATAGAACACCATGAAGAGATGTATATAGTGTTACTAGATCAAGCACTAAAGGTATTGGGTGTGGCTCTAGTAAGTAAAGGTGGGATTAGTAACACTGTGGTTGATCTTAGGATCATATTTCAAGCTGCAATCCTTGCCAATGCAAGCAGGATAATTCTAGTTCATAATCATCCCTCTGGCAATCTTAAACCAAGCCTGCAGGATGACAAGATCACCAAAAGAGTTTATCAAGTTGCATCCATCTTGGGAATAGAATTAACTGATCACCTGATCATTTCAGAAGAGAGTTATTATAGCTATGCAATTGAAGACAGGATAGATGTGATGAATCCTAGCAGGGAGGATTACTCTTCACCATTTCTCAATCAGAATGAGATTGTTTTGCCAATTCATTAA
- a CDS encoding tetratricopeptide repeat protein: MRENTLGCIAYEYLKQKAETGDQEAQYNLALYYKQSLCTPMNLTESLKWMFQSAQKGHTKAQYELGQYHMKLIGQELIKDSEGNVYDAHAIQARFWYKSSAEKGLKEAQSKLGFCYIHAIGGSEDLDKAFFWFQKSALQNEPFALYALGVFNLLGYKEHTKDIEKAKEYFLKGIEYGYGTHEIIHFIDQQYTNI; the protein is encoded by the coding sequence ATGAGAGAAAATACTCTTGGATGCATTGCTTATGAATATCTTAAACAAAAAGCAGAAACTGGAGATCAAGAAGCACAATACAATCTAGCATTGTATTACAAACAAAGTCTTTGCACTCCTATGAATCTAACAGAATCACTTAAATGGATGTTTCAAAGTGCTCAAAAAGGGCATACAAAAGCTCAATATGAATTAGGGCAATATCATATGAAACTAATAGGACAAGAATTGATCAAAGATTCAGAAGGAAATGTCTATGATGCACATGCAATACAAGCAAGATTTTGGTATAAAAGTAGTGCAGAAAAAGGACTTAAAGAGGCTCAATCTAAATTAGGTTTTTGTTATATACATGCCATTGGTGGAAGTGAAGATTTAGACAAAGCATTTTTTTGGTTTCAAAAGAGTGCTTTACAAAATGAACCTTTTGCTTTGTATGCTCTAGGAGTATTCAACCTTTTAGGATATAAAGAGCACACAAAAGATATTGAAAAAGCAAAAGAATATTTCCTAAAAGGTATTGAATATGGATATGGAACACATGAAATAATTCATTTTATTGACCAACAATATACTAACATTTAA
- a CDS encoding hybrid sensor histidine kinase/response regulator yields the protein MHIDHSEYTILLADDSVSNLEKMKSLLAGENFKLLPTLEADEVFLLAKLRLPDMIIIRLALEEGKGVTVVRQLKQSALTKQIPILYMTIPNRYEDFRKVVDYEGVEFVSRPLSKRELILRINNQLLLLESQRIIERQNERIQSVSRSKDKLYSVIAHDLRAPIGTLKMILEALDHQKEKIPDDNIKNLIKMLQETTDEAFLLLENLLLWSNSRNGLLQPYRQAFSFTEAAKEVIVLQENIAEAKGIKICNHIDRPFTGYADVNMMKTVLRNLLSNAIKFSYTGGRIDVDCREENAFLTVIVKDRGQGISEEHQQGLLDDGLHFISYGTQKEKGSGLGLQLCKDFVRMNHGKLWFESKEGKGTTFYFSVPVGESL from the coding sequence ATGCATATAGATCATAGTGAATATACAATCCTTTTGGCTGACGATTCTGTTTCGAATTTGGAAAAGATGAAAAGCCTGCTGGCTGGAGAGAATTTTAAATTATTACCTACTCTGGAAGCGGACGAGGTGTTTCTACTCGCGAAGTTGAGGTTGCCGGATATGATTATTATTCGCCTAGCTTTAGAGGAAGGAAAGGGGGTTACCGTGGTTCGCCAGTTGAAACAGAGCGCCCTGACCAAACAGATCCCGATTCTTTACATGACGATCCCCAATCGTTACGAAGATTTTCGGAAAGTAGTTGATTACGAGGGGGTGGAGTTTGTTTCCCGTCCGTTGAGTAAAAGGGAGTTGATCCTGCGAATAAACAATCAATTGCTTTTACTGGAATCACAACGTATCATCGAGAGGCAGAATGAACGTATCCAAAGCGTATCCCGTTCTAAAGACAAGCTATATTCCGTTATCGCTCATGATTTGCGAGCCCCGATAGGTACACTTAAAATGATTCTTGAAGCGCTTGATCACCAGAAGGAGAAAATTCCGGATGATAATATAAAGAATCTTATCAAGATGTTGCAGGAGACCACGGATGAGGCTTTCCTGTTGCTGGAAAACCTGTTGCTATGGAGTAATAGCCGGAATGGATTATTACAGCCGTACAGGCAGGCATTTTCTTTCACGGAGGCGGCGAAAGAAGTGATCGTGTTGCAGGAGAATATTGCAGAGGCGAAGGGAATAAAAATTTGCAATCATATTGATCGGCCTTTTACCGGGTACGCGGACGTGAACATGATGAAGACCGTGTTGCGTAATTTATTATCCAATGCGATTAAATTCAGTTACACGGGGGGAAGGATTGATGTGGATTGCAGGGAAGAAAACGCTTTTTTGACGGTAATCGTGAAGGATAGAGGGCAGGGAATCAGTGAGGAACATCAACAAGGCTTGCTGGATGATGGATTACATTTTATTTCTTACGGGACGCAGAAAGAGAAAGGGAGCGGGTTGGGGTTACAACTCTGCAAGGATTTCGTGAGAATGAATCATGGGAAATTATGGTTCGAATCGAAAGAGGGAAAAGGTACCACGTTTTATTTTTCCGTGCCCGTGGGAGAGAGTTTATAA
- a CDS encoding 3'-5' exonuclease — protein MEYKTKISEEEIEELPNFTFDGEIIVIDHEDKVDAAVDDLSSYPYIGFDTETKPAFKKGVTHQVGLLQLATDKRVYLFRLNKCGLSESLQDLLANENIMKIGVGIRDDIRGLRKLANFIPASFLDLQIFAKAFGIEEMSFSKLMSIIFKVKISKRQRTSNWEAPRLTPAQLHYAATDAWGALKMYKALKSGNSQLQQVS, from the coding sequence ATGGAATACAAGACGAAGATCAGCGAGGAAGAAATAGAAGAATTACCAAACTTCACGTTTGACGGGGAGATCATCGTGATTGATCATGAAGATAAAGTTGACGCGGCCGTGGACGATTTATCGTCCTACCCGTACATCGGGTTCGACACGGAAACCAAACCGGCATTCAAGAAAGGGGTAACACATCAGGTAGGCCTGTTACAACTGGCCACCGACAAACGGGTATACTTATTCCGATTGAACAAATGCGGCCTGTCCGAATCGTTACAGGATCTTTTGGCCAATGAAAATATAATGAAAATCGGTGTCGGGATACGCGATGACATCCGGGGACTTAGGAAACTAGCCAATTTCATCCCGGCAAGCTTTCTGGATTTACAAATATTTGCCAAGGCATTCGGCATAGAAGAGATGTCATTCTCTAAATTAATGTCGATTATTTTCAAGGTGAAAATATCCAAACGACAACGGACGTCAAACTGGGAAGCCCCACGATTGACCCCCGCACAATTACACTACGCGGCAACCGACGCGTGGGGGGCGCTAAAAATGTACAAGGCGTTAAAATCCGGCAATAGCCAACTACAACAAGTGTCCTAG
- a CDS encoding DUF5063 domain-containing protein — MDDLQHIGYSREVIEFVAVAKEFCGYLEGSHEEDASELLSKLQKFIPLIYLKGSLLPSCESDNLGMMEEVVTEEDYNALLATLSRTLGENDEYLEVFDENMQYSETPVVNSISEKLCDIYQDLKNFISAYRSGMIDVIEEALWQLNNSFELYWGKACASVLRAIHLAIYKVVDTDDSM; from the coding sequence ATGGACGATTTACAACATATAGGATATAGCCGGGAGGTCATTGAATTCGTTGCTGTTGCGAAAGAGTTTTGCGGATACCTAGAAGGTTCCCACGAAGAAGATGCCAGCGAGTTACTTTCGAAGCTACAAAAATTCATCCCGCTAATTTACTTGAAAGGCAGTTTGTTACCCTCGTGCGAAAGTGACAACCTCGGTATGATGGAAGAGGTGGTAACCGAGGAGGATTACAACGCCTTGCTCGCGACATTAAGCCGGACACTGGGCGAGAATGACGAATATCTGGAAGTTTTCGACGAGAATATGCAATACAGCGAAACTCCGGTCGTGAACTCGATTTCCGAGAAACTTTGTGATATTTACCAAGATTTGAAAAATTTCATTTCCGCATATCGCAGTGGGATGATCGATGTCATCGAGGAAGCATTATGGCAGTTAAATAACAGTTTTGAATTATACTGGGGGAAGGCGTGTGCCAGCGTATTAAGAGCGATACACTTGGCAATATATAAGGTAGTAGACACGGACGACTCCATGTAA
- a CDS encoding DUF3784 domain-containing protein: MSTPNLIIGTFFIVLSIIIFTFPNTIAGYNTLSNEEKKKIKVKQLAKFVFKVLFSVGIIIIIGNYIFTWLKVPYLNYILHPILYILMLIILFSNKNKYIQQD; the protein is encoded by the coding sequence ATGTCGACACCCAATTTAATAATAGGTACATTCTTTATTGTATTGAGTATTATAATCTTCACATTTCCCAATACAATAGCGGGGTACAATACGCTTTCAAATGAAGAAAAGAAAAAAATTAAAGTAAAGCAACTTGCTAAATTCGTATTTAAAGTACTTTTTTCTGTGGGAATAATCATTATTATTGGGAATTACATTTTCACTTGGCTAAAAGTTCCATATTTAAACTATATCCTTCATCCGATTTTGTATATTTTAATGTTAATAATTCTGTTCAGCAACAAGAACAAATATATTCAACAAGATTGA
- a CDS encoding Fic family protein: MNSKLVDLLKEVDLLKVRLSSLRPLPVEALKKIQDALDIEYTYESNRIEGNTLTLQETALVVNEGITISGKSMREHLEAINHAEAIDYIKEVAQQDIEISQRTIKEIHALVLHGIDRENAGSYRTVPVMISGSTHVPSQPCLLEKLMEDFMLAFQSMEKENIHPVIIAAYLHGELVRIHPFIDGNGRTSRLLMNLYLLQKGYTIVTLKSDNDMKLRYYKALEVSHTEQQHDDFYLLVAEAEKASLERYISILE, from the coding sequence ATGAATAGCAAGTTGGTTGATTTATTAAAAGAAGTGGATTTATTGAAAGTGCGGTTATCATCCTTGCGTCCTTTACCTGTTGAGGCGTTAAAGAAAATACAAGATGCTTTGGATATAGAATACACTTACGAGAGCAACCGTATAGAGGGAAACACCCTCACTTTACAAGAAACAGCACTTGTTGTGAATGAAGGAATCACCATTTCTGGTAAATCCATGCGTGAACACTTGGAGGCAATCAATCATGCAGAGGCTATTGACTATATAAAGGAGGTTGCCCAACAGGATATTGAAATAAGCCAAAGGACAATCAAGGAGATTCATGCACTTGTGTTACATGGCATAGATAGAGAGAATGCTGGAAGTTATAGAACCGTACCTGTAATGATCTCGGGTAGCACACACGTACCGTCTCAACCTTGTTTGTTAGAGAAACTAATGGAAGATTTCATGCTTGCATTTCAAAGCATGGAAAAAGAAAATATTCATCCTGTTATTATCGCCGCTTACTTGCATGGTGAACTGGTGAGGATACATCCATTTATAGATGGTAACGGGCGTACTTCTCGACTTCTGATGAATCTTTATTTACTGCAAAAAGGTTATACTATCGTTACTCTTAAAAGTGATAATGATATGAAGTTACGTTATTACAAGGCTTTGGAGGTTTCTCACACGGAGCAACAACATGATGATTTTTACTTGCTAGTTGCCGAAGCGGAAAAAGCTTCTTTGGAGAGGTATATTTCTATTTTAGAATGA
- a CDS encoding nucleotidyltransferase family protein, with amino-acid sequence MNLIELNMDKIIALCKKYKVRKLFVFGSILTNRFNKESDVDFIVNFDKAQVTDYFNNFFDLKYALEDILGREVDLLEEHAIRNHYLKENIEQTKALIYG; translated from the coding sequence ATGAATTTAATAGAATTAAATATGGATAAAATAATTGCCTTGTGCAAGAAGTACAAGGTTCGTAAATTATTCGTGTTTGGTTCTATCCTCACGAATCGTTTCAACAAAGAGAGTGATGTTGATTTTATAGTTAATTTCGACAAAGCACAAGTAACAGATTATTTTAATAATTTCTTTGATCTGAAATACGCTTTAGAAGATATTTTGGGAAGAGAAGTTGATTTGCTAGAAGAACACGCCATTCGTAACCATTACTTGAAAGAAAATATCGAGCAAACCAAAGCGTTAATATATGGATAA
- a CDS encoding S46 family peptidase, producing the protein MKKTTFIKSIIAALLIAGSTFTAKADKGMWLIHLMAQTNYEAMKAKGVELSAEEIYSETAPSLKDAIVALDFGSCTGSMISKNGLMITNHHCAYDDIQKLSSLEHDYLKNGFWSKNQGEEIRIPGKTVMFLDRVIDVTDEYREVLKSFEKDDEAAPYTSRRANSVIEKKYAKKGYEASCAAMLRGNKYYLFYYKVYEDVRLVAAPPTCFGAFGKDTDNWSWPQHKGDFAMYRVYGDKDGNPAKYSPDNQPITPKYVLPVSVAGIKEGDYAMVLGYPGSTARYTPSFGVSEKINITNPAMIKVRDTKLAILREAMNADEKINLQYASKYFMNSNYWKYAIGECEYTKKYDVVGLKTAEEAKLTAWINADPTRKAKYGNLIEELRACYAFSAPYMATAIFHREAIINGADLTRLAMRFKGFESAMEKQGCCVLHKDCAQCKNLRHFCEQYFKDYDEQVDRKVFTAMIELYVNNIDPKFFPEEIGNLVKKFKGDYQKLTDYVYKNSVLTTKERLFAWLDKGVDQKTIDKDPAYLITKSAQTKNYELRDYLKDNNQKIGALRTLYMEALVEMNKGTVLPPDANSTMRITYGTVGGYSPKDGVTYDYRSSIDGYKEKYVENDPEFDLNPDCWAAIQKGDWGRYADKDGKLYTGFATDLDITGGNSGSPVINAKGELIGLAYDGNWESMAGDLYYNPKYNKCVCVDIRFVLWIIDKYAGASNLLNEISIVE; encoded by the coding sequence ATGAAGAAAACAACATTTATCAAAAGCATTATTGCCGCCCTCTTAATTGCAGGTAGCACGTTTACAGCAAAAGCTGACAAAGGTATGTGGCTGATCCATCTTATGGCCCAAACCAATTACGAGGCAATGAAAGCCAAAGGGGTTGAACTCTCGGCAGAAGAAATATATAGTGAAACCGCTCCTTCTTTAAAGGATGCCATCGTGGCCCTAGATTTCGGAAGCTGCACGGGAAGTATGATCTCCAAAAACGGCTTGATGATCACGAATCACCATTGCGCTTACGACGACATCCAGAAGTTGAGTAGTCTTGAACACGATTACTTGAAAAATGGTTTTTGGTCAAAGAATCAAGGTGAAGAAATCCGTATTCCGGGCAAAACGGTCATGTTCCTAGATCGGGTGATCGACGTCACGGACGAGTACAGGGAAGTACTGAAAAGTTTCGAGAAAGACGACGAGGCAGCTCCTTATACTTCAAGAAGAGCCAACTCCGTGATCGAAAAGAAATACGCGAAGAAAGGGTACGAAGCCTCATGCGCGGCCATGTTACGAGGTAACAAATATTATTTGTTCTACTATAAAGTGTACGAGGATGTGCGCCTTGTGGCGGCTCCTCCCACTTGCTTCGGGGCATTCGGGAAAGACACGGATAACTGGTCGTGGCCACAGCATAAAGGAGATTTTGCCATGTACCGGGTGTACGGTGACAAGGATGGAAACCCGGCCAAATACTCTCCGGACAACCAGCCGATCACGCCGAAATACGTGTTACCCGTGTCAGTAGCCGGGATTAAGGAAGGTGACTACGCCATGGTATTGGGCTACCCGGGGTCAACTGCCCGCTACACGCCATCTTTCGGGGTAAGCGAGAAAATTAACATCACGAATCCAGCCATGATCAAGGTTCGGGACACGAAATTAGCTATCCTGAGGGAAGCCATGAATGCCGACGAGAAGATCAACCTCCAATACGCTTCCAAATACTTCATGAACAGCAACTACTGGAAATACGCCATCGGTGAATGTGAATACACAAAAAAATATGATGTTGTCGGCCTTAAAACAGCCGAAGAGGCGAAACTAACCGCATGGATTAACGCAGATCCCACCCGCAAGGCTAAATATGGTAACCTAATAGAGGAATTACGAGCTTGCTATGCATTCTCCGCTCCCTATATGGCCACCGCCATCTTCCACCGGGAGGCTATCATAAACGGGGCAGACTTAACCCGTCTCGCCATGCGCTTTAAAGGATTCGAAAGTGCCATGGAAAAACAAGGATGTTGTGTCCTACACAAAGACTGCGCACAATGCAAGAACCTGAGACATTTCTGCGAACAATATTTCAAGGACTATGACGAGCAGGTTGACCGCAAGGTCTTCACTGCCATGATCGAGTTATACGTGAATAATATCGACCCGAAATTCTTCCCGGAAGAAATTGGTAACCTCGTAAAAAAATTCAAAGGTGACTACCAGAAACTGACGGACTATGTTTACAAAAATTCCGTACTAACAACGAAAGAACGCTTGTTTGCTTGGTTAGACAAGGGTGTTGACCAAAAAACAATCGACAAAGACCCGGCATACCTGATCACGAAATCCGCCCAAACGAAAAACTACGAACTGCGTGATTATTTAAAAGACAATAACCAAAAAATAGGTGCTTTACGCACGCTTTACATGGAGGCTCTTGTCGAGATGAACAAGGGTACCGTGCTTCCCCCGGATGCGAACTCGACAATGCGAATCACCTACGGAACTGTTGGCGGTTACTCCCCTAAAGACGGAGTGACTTACGATTACCGTTCTTCCATCGATGGTTACAAGGAAAAATACGTGGAAAATGACCCGGAATTTGACTTGAACCCGGACTGCTGGGCTGCCATTCAAAAAGGAGACTGGGGACGTTATGCCGATAAAGACGGAAAACTTTATACCGGATTCGCCACGGATCTCGACATCACAGGAGGAAATTCCGGCAGTCCGGTGATCAATGCCAAGGGCGAATTGATCGGTTTGGCATACGACGGCAACTGGGAATCCATGGCCGGAGACCTTTATTACAATCCGAAATATAATAAATGTGTATGCGTTGACATTCGTTTTGTACTGTGGATTATAGACAAATACGCGGGGGCGTCAAATTTACTAAACGAAATTAGCATTGTTGAATAA
- a CDS encoding M16 family metallopeptidase, giving the protein MIKNIIYTILLTLIISPLVAQDIGTGQTIPMDPDIRIGKLDNGLTYYIRHSKNPKNRGEFYIVHNVGAMQEEDNQNGLAHFLEHMAFNGTKHFPKKTMLEYLASIGVRFGTNVNAFTSRNVTAYNISEVPLIRETIIDTVLLMLHDWSSYITCDSAEIEAERGVIREEWRTRDIPRMRLSEQLNPVMYNHSKYAERNVIGDINIIMNFKRQTLLDFYHKWYRPDLQAVIVIGDFDVNMMENKIKKILSPLPKAQHPVQKEVYSVPDNREPLVGISTDPDAGAMVVRLMYKLDLPSPSERQTVKAYKTDLERSFVSELFKKRIINKAAQGNPYIRQGSVNYTDLTPDKKMVFIMGAVKDNKVNEALNELAIEVERIKKHGFTPEEFNELQANMLKSVKLQMNQRKNLKSVDMVKACLAHFTTGAPIPPNDFLEKMSVSTLQNLTLEELNRTALEMFSDDNILITILGPRRESISYPGEHELIATVRNAKNQNITPYVHRTLKDTRLITKTPQSGNILEEKKNDTMGTVEWTLSNGAKVIIKSYPNKKDIVDIKGFSEGGTSTLPEKELANGFMANNFCQLIGVKNFSRADLKQINVGKVISLTPEIGEYYETLSGYAAKRDLETLMQMIHLYVTEPNFDQQEFNHQIEKIKSTLNNRKGLPKAEYSQEVQGVKYNHHPRKTSLTLEKVNTITFEKTKQIYQERFANAGDFTFIFTGDIDLEKLKPLVETYIASLPTTGVKQEYKDNHVRYAKGKIIRHIEKELTTDKASISVLYTAKLPYSAENKILSAAFRYILRDRYMKSIREEKGGAYSVSVNATEEAVPTNQITIEVNFDTAPFMADEMLEIVQKEIDDLVKNGPSSSELENAQRYFNKLYKTNISTNSYWLETLSDYYRYGIDNFTNYENTMSGLTPSDIRKFAKTVFGQKNKMEFVLLPKK; this is encoded by the coding sequence ATGATAAAAAACATCATCTACACCATATTACTCACCCTGATCATCAGTCCCTTGGTGGCTCAGGACATCGGTACAGGCCAAACAATTCCGATGGATCCCGATATACGGATCGGGAAGTTGGATAACGGGCTGACCTATTACATTCGTCATTCCAAGAATCCTAAAAACAGGGGAGAATTTTATATCGTTCATAACGTGGGGGCAATGCAAGAAGAGGACAACCAGAACGGCTTGGCCCATTTCCTTGAACACATGGCCTTTAACGGAACAAAGCATTTCCCGAAGAAAACCATGTTGGAATACCTTGCCAGCATCGGTGTACGATTCGGCACCAACGTGAACGCTTTCACGTCCAGAAACGTAACGGCATACAATATCTCCGAAGTTCCCTTAATTCGGGAAACGATCATCGACACCGTGTTGTTGATGCTTCACGATTGGTCCAGTTACATCACCTGCGACTCGGCTGAAATCGAGGCAGAAAGAGGAGTTATCCGGGAAGAGTGGAGAACCCGGGACATCCCCCGTATGCGCCTGTCGGAACAACTGAACCCCGTGATGTACAACCATTCGAAGTATGCCGAACGTAACGTGATCGGTGACATAAATATCATCATGAACTTCAAACGTCAGACCTTGTTGGATTTTTACCACAAATGGTACAGGCCCGACTTGCAGGCCGTGATCGTGATCGGTGATTTTGACGTGAACATGATGGAAAATAAAATCAAGAAAATTCTATCACCACTACCTAAAGCACAACATCCGGTACAAAAAGAAGTGTATTCGGTCCCCGACAACCGGGAGCCTCTCGTTGGCATCTCGACCGATCCGGATGCCGGTGCCATGGTAGTCAGACTCATGTATAAACTGGATCTTCCTTCCCCAAGTGAAAGACAAACGGTGAAGGCCTACAAAACCGACTTGGAAAGAAGCTTTGTGTCGGAATTATTCAAAAAAAGAATCATCAACAAAGCTGCACAAGGCAATCCTTATATCCGTCAGGGATCAGTAAACTACACGGACTTAACGCCCGACAAAAAGATGGTATTCATCATGGGAGCCGTGAAAGACAATAAAGTCAATGAAGCCTTGAACGAACTGGCTATCGAAGTGGAAAGAATAAAAAAGCACGGGTTTACCCCGGAGGAGTTCAACGAACTACAAGCCAACATGCTTAAATCAGTTAAACTCCAAATGAACCAGAGAAAGAATCTTAAAAGCGTAGATATGGTGAAAGCCTGTTTGGCACATTTCACCACAGGCGCCCCAATCCCGCCGAATGATTTCTTAGAAAAGATGTCAGTCTCCACGCTACAAAATCTGACCTTAGAGGAACTGAACCGTACAGCCCTAGAGATGTTCTCCGATGACAATATACTCATCACGATACTCGGTCCCCGACGAGAAAGTATCAGTTATCCCGGCGAACATGAGTTAATCGCTACCGTCCGGAACGCCAAAAACCAAAACATCACGCCTTATGTTCACCGGACTCTAAAAGACACCCGGTTAATCACGAAGACACCGCAATCCGGGAACATTTTAGAAGAGAAGAAGAATGACACGATGGGTACTGTTGAATGGACTCTTTCAAACGGCGCAAAGGTCATCATAAAATCATACCCGAACAAAAAAGACATTGTTGACATCAAAGGATTCAGCGAAGGAGGAACCTCCACTCTGCCGGAAAAAGAACTTGCCAATGGATTCATGGCCAACAATTTCTGCCAACTCATAGGAGTGAAGAATTTCTCCCGGGCCGATTTAAAACAAATCAATGTCGGGAAAGTCATCTCCCTCACGCCGGAAATCGGGGAGTATTACGAAACATTGAGCGGGTATGCAGCCAAACGAGACCTAGAAACCTTGATGCAAATGATCCATCTTTATGTCACGGAACCGAACTTTGACCAACAAGAGTTTAACCATCAAATTGAAAAAATAAAAAGTACACTAAATAATCGCAAGGGCCTCCCAAAAGCCGAGTATAGTCAAGAAGTTCAAGGCGTGAAATACAACCATCACCCGAGGAAAACAAGCCTAACCCTTGAAAAAGTAAACACGATCACCTTCGAAAAGACAAAACAAATATACCAAGAACGTTTTGCCAATGCCGGAGACTTCACGTTCATTTTCACGGGAGACATTGACTTAGAAAAATTAAAACCACTCGTGGAAACGTACATCGCCTCTCTACCGACAACAGGGGTAAAGCAGGAATACAAAGATAACCACGTGCGTTACGCCAAGGGAAAAATCATCCGGCATATCGAGAAAGAGTTGACAACCGACAAAGCTTCAATCAGTGTGCTTTACACGGCAAAACTCCCCTACTCCGCCGAAAACAAAATTCTCTCGGCTGCCTTCCGCTATATTCTCCGGGACAGATACATGAAATCCATCCGTGAGGAAAAAGGGGGAGCATACAGCGTCAGCGTGAATGCCACGGAAGAGGCTGTCCCGACAAACCAGATCACGATAGAGGTGAATTTCGACACGGCCCCCTTCATGGCCGACGAAATGCTGGAGATTGTCCAGAAAGAAATCGATGATCTCGTCAAAAATGGCCCCTCATCTTCCGAATTGGAAAACGCACAACGTTATTTCAACAAACTTTACAAGACAAACATTTCCACCAATTCTTATTGGCTGGAAACTTTATCAGACTATTACCGATACGGAATTGACAATTTCACGAATTACGAAAACACGATGAGTGGCCTAACACCATCAGATATTCGTAAATTCGCCAAAACCGTGTTTGGACAGAAAAATAAAATGGAATTCGTATTATTACCAAAAAAATAA